From Sulfuracidifex tepidarius, one genomic window encodes:
- a CDS encoding RNA-protein complex protein Nop10 — MKWKLRKCPVDEIYTMKEICPKCGGSTFVPHPPRFSPVDKYVKYRLESKLGRKLDC; from the coding sequence GTGAAATGGAAGCTGAGGAAGTGTCCTGTAGATGAAATATACACGATGAAAGAGATATGTCCTAAATGTGGGGGTTCGACCTTTGTCCCTCATCCACCACGTTTTTCGCCAGTAGATAAGTATGTAAAGTATAGGCTGGAAAGCAAACTCGGAAGGAAGCTTGATTGCTGA
- a CDS encoding CopG family transcriptional regulator: MVVGKDTSRIVVYLPKDIADNLEKEAEEKGLSLSAYIRMLILDYTKQKQNAMKNNTE, translated from the coding sequence ATGGTAGTAGGAAAAGATACTTCTCGTATTGTAGTGTATCTACCTAAGGATATAGCGGATAACCTAGAGAAGGAAGCCGAAGAGAAGGGTCTAAGTCTGAGCGCATACATTAGAATGTTGATATTAGATTACACTAAGCAAAAACAAAACGCCATGAAGAATAACACGGAATAA
- a CDS encoding ammonium transporter — MMSLISHGATSNVTASIQSLNQSIAALKNSTADYPSAAVPSWLSLGSNSWMLTAATLVGLQSVPGVALLYAGMSKKKYAVNSAMMVFYAFAAVLIIWMIAGYNFGFGPAGLKIGSYGILGTPTPAWGGLYEASQTTYGPSASNLDIPTATYIFFQFVFAAITPVLLAGGVLERMNFKAWMIFVPFWSLLVYSPVAYWLFAGGWLNQLGAVDFSGGYVIHVDAGVGALAAAFAVGPRLASERKLEAHSLPLVLAGAGLVWLGWDGFNGGDPGGATIDAAIAVLNTNIATAASAIAWIGMDMAFFKKPTLVGAVSGAVTGLVAITPAAGYINGWEAILIGIASGTVPWISLYKFEPKLKADDTLGVFSTHGIAGILGGLLTGVFADPNVTTYIDPGLKGALYGDFYQLGIQAFAAGVVFVYDFAITYGLLKLIGLFIPLRVTTDTMAVGDYEIHGEVAYSELLATIPSSRKEGVKQEAKQEESEAEDKTEKGSG; from the coding sequence ATGATGTCACTAATATCTCACGGTGCAACCTCTAATGTCACTGCGTCTATACAGTCCCTGAATCAGAGCATAGCGGCGCTTAAGAACTCTACTGCTGATTACCCTTCCGCTGCGGTACCCTCTTGGCTTAGCTTAGGTTCCAACTCCTGGATGCTCACCGCTGCAACGTTAGTTGGTCTTCAAAGCGTCCCCGGTGTAGCTCTTCTTTACGCTGGGATGTCCAAGAAGAAGTACGCTGTGAACTCCGCCATGATGGTGTTCTATGCCTTCGCCGCAGTTCTAATAATATGGATGATAGCTGGATACAACTTCGGATTCGGGCCTGCAGGACTCAAAATAGGTTCCTATGGAATACTGGGTACCCCGACCCCAGCATGGGGAGGGCTATACGAGGCTTCCCAAACAACGTACGGTCCTTCCGCGTCTAATTTAGACATTCCTACTGCGACATACATATTCTTCCAGTTCGTTTTCGCTGCAATTACCCCAGTCCTCTTAGCAGGAGGAGTTCTAGAGAGGATGAACTTCAAGGCATGGATGATATTCGTTCCGTTCTGGTCCTTGCTAGTGTACAGCCCAGTCGCATACTGGCTCTTTGCAGGAGGATGGTTGAACCAACTAGGTGCAGTTGACTTCAGCGGAGGTTACGTTATACACGTAGACGCGGGTGTCGGTGCTTTAGCTGCAGCTTTCGCTGTAGGACCCAGGCTCGCTTCGGAGAGAAAGTTAGAGGCTCACAGTCTTCCCTTAGTCCTAGCGGGAGCAGGGCTGGTTTGGTTAGGCTGGGACGGTTTCAACGGGGGTGACCCAGGAGGAGCTACGATAGACGCAGCTATAGCAGTCCTCAATACTAACATAGCGACAGCCGCGAGCGCGATAGCTTGGATAGGAATGGACATGGCGTTCTTCAAGAAGCCAACCCTCGTGGGTGCAGTGAGCGGTGCAGTTACCGGACTGGTCGCAATCACTCCCGCTGCAGGTTACATAAACGGCTGGGAGGCAATCCTGATAGGTATAGCCTCTGGAACGGTCCCGTGGATATCCTTGTACAAGTTTGAGCCCAAGCTGAAGGCTGACGACACGCTGGGAGTCTTCTCTACTCATGGAATTGCGGGGATATTGGGAGGTCTGCTGACTGGAGTGTTCGCTGATCCTAACGTAACAACTTACATAGACCCAGGTCTGAAGGGAGCTCTATACGGTGACTTCTATCAACTGGGCATACAAGCGTTCGCTGCAGGAGTGGTCTTCGTGTACGACTTCGCCATAACTTACGGTCTGCTCAAGCTGATAGGTCTGTTCATACCTCTGAGGGTCACCACAGATACTATGGCGGTGGGAGACTACGAGATACACGGAGAAGTAGCGTACTCAGAGCTCTTAGCCACGATACCTTCCTCGAGGAAGGAGGGAGTGAAACAGGAAGCGAAACAAGAAGAGAGTGAAGCCGAGGACAAGACAGAGAAAGGGTCTGGGTAA
- a CDS encoding putative integrase, whose protein sequence is MENDSSGKRRDHYVGPLNQVVKNYLGVVGGTPQSGPAGI, encoded by the coding sequence ATAGAGAATGACTCTAGTGGTAAGAGGAGGGACCATTACGTAGGTCCTTTAAACCAAGTGGTGAAAAATTACTTGGGGGTCGTAGGGGGTACCCCTCAAAGTGGACCGGCCGGGATTTGA
- a CDS encoding alpha/beta hydrolase family protein: protein MDPKVFYSIKLISNPVKSEDGTFFQLNWIDFTSNSYSSSIYFKGKDVKRVTWGGKESQPLVKDGVLHYVKGGDKDTLMRSTLGEPEPVFSFDKIKKYLPYGKGFLFLGEERKGNSTPFEASSLKYKFDSRGLLRSRTSLYYFDGKETRTIMGGNYDVNDFDTDGRRVVASATMSNDDVSFQDVFEVDVGSSSFTKLTKGEGAVTAVALTKSGFAYLGHRKGLSPWARKDVIFEDGRVLTCGKYCGNSVVNDLFVKYGDKLVVDGGKVYSLGQDGPTVNVYSVEDGEKVTDVKGVVLDFDVKDGVEYVYSDPRKPSLMGGYDPNESVEGVIPDSFTKGIEGWVMKRDEKAPNVVFVHGGPHTAYGYMYYIEFNYLFQEGFNVIYTNPSGSQGYGEDFARAVVGKWCDIDFSELMSFVSSLGLKGKFHLTGGSYGGYFTNMALTKTDFFSSGIAERSISNLVSMCGTSDIGFWFNAIESGISDPWERESIGKLLEMSPIYHVKKVKTPLMLIHGEEDMRCPIEQAEQFFIALKMNGVDARLVRYPGDSHEHARRGKPLNMVDRLIRKSEWFKYH from the coding sequence ATGGATCCAAAGGTATTCTACTCAATAAAACTTATCTCAAACCCGGTTAAGAGCGAGGATGGGACTTTCTTTCAGCTGAATTGGATCGACTTCACCTCCAATAGCTACTCGTCCTCCATCTACTTTAAGGGGAAGGACGTGAAAAGAGTGACGTGGGGAGGTAAAGAGTCACAGCCCCTAGTGAAGGACGGAGTTCTTCATTACGTTAAGGGTGGAGACAAGGATACCCTGATGAGGTCTACCTTAGGAGAGCCAGAGCCTGTTTTCTCTTTCGACAAAATAAAGAAGTATCTTCCTTACGGTAAGGGATTCCTCTTTTTGGGAGAGGAGAGAAAGGGAAACAGTACTCCCTTCGAGGCCTCCTCACTCAAGTATAAGTTCGACAGTAGGGGCCTTTTGAGATCTAGGACTTCCCTTTACTACTTTGACGGGAAGGAGACTAGGACGATAATGGGTGGTAACTATGACGTGAACGACTTCGACACAGACGGGAGAAGGGTGGTGGCCTCAGCTACGATGTCCAACGACGATGTTTCATTCCAGGACGTATTTGAGGTAGATGTGGGGTCCTCATCTTTCACGAAACTAACTAAGGGAGAGGGAGCTGTCACAGCTGTAGCCCTCACTAAGAGCGGTTTCGCATACCTAGGGCACAGAAAGGGTCTGTCTCCGTGGGCTAGAAAGGACGTGATATTTGAGGATGGGAGAGTTTTAACTTGCGGGAAGTACTGCGGAAACTCGGTGGTCAACGACCTTTTCGTTAAATATGGAGACAAGTTGGTAGTAGACGGGGGAAAGGTTTATTCCCTAGGACAGGACGGCCCTACGGTAAACGTGTACTCAGTCGAAGACGGTGAGAAGGTCACTGACGTTAAGGGAGTTGTGTTGGACTTCGATGTGAAGGACGGAGTGGAGTACGTCTACTCCGACCCGAGGAAACCGTCCCTCATGGGAGGTTACGATCCTAACGAGAGCGTGGAAGGGGTAATTCCTGACTCTTTCACTAAAGGAATTGAAGGGTGGGTAATGAAGAGAGATGAGAAAGCTCCTAACGTAGTTTTCGTCCACGGAGGCCCTCATACAGCCTATGGTTACATGTACTACATAGAATTTAACTATCTGTTCCAGGAGGGGTTCAACGTGATTTACACTAATCCCTCCGGAAGCCAGGGGTACGGGGAGGACTTCGCTCGTGCTGTAGTGGGAAAATGGTGTGACATAGATTTCAGCGAATTGATGAGTTTCGTATCTAGCCTTGGACTTAAGGGAAAGTTCCACCTGACCGGAGGTTCATATGGAGGTTATTTCACGAACATGGCTTTGACCAAGACAGACTTCTTTTCAAGCGGGATAGCTGAGAGGAGCATTTCAAACTTGGTTAGCATGTGCGGTACTAGCGATATAGGTTTCTGGTTTAACGCTATAGAATCCGGAATATCAGACCCTTGGGAAAGAGAATCTATAGGTAAGCTGTTGGAGATGTCGCCTATCTATCACGTGAAGAAAGTTAAGACCCCCCTAATGTTAATCCACGGGGAAGAAGACATGAGGTGTCCTATAGAGCAAGCTGAACAGTTCTTCATAGCATTGAAGATGAACGGTGTGGATGCTAGGCTTGTAAGGTACCCCGGTGACAGCCACGAACACGCCAGGAGAGGAAAACCGCTCAACATGGTAGATAGGTTGATAAGGAAAAGCGAATGGTTCAAGTACCATTGA
- a CDS encoding STT3 domain-containing protein has translation MQSTKRVTRFEWLTKLIDVPVLMGIALVSILIRGISANWPLAINGFDSWYLFYNALLIAHAGGNWYAVPPDVHAWFPWGYFVELGDTIGLPFIISLISLPFMGAFGANAVYTVTIFSDIALAGIGVVAAFLAIESITESRLAGYASAIVVAVSPALTYKNVLGGLPKDSWGAVLILFTIYLFNQAIKKEKALYGIPAGVLLFLAEIVWGGNTYIDLSLIIAAFLVILLNRNSELVAKTYGLMAITTGFLTSFAPNEIGFLSGFAHGLSMIFIGIVLYADLYLKNHLPKELTDSKNILISAAVIFVFVIGISSIVLLKPSLSTTIIPSRYYAIINPFFQITVPIDKTVAEYIPQSITSMIEDFGISLFLSIVGIYYAIKKGNLSGIWLLVLGVAAIFGTSEQPYLFNYTAYLVAALAGIGIYYIVSSLRQSSRLAPILVLSLFAISLVADAGMAAIGSNAPQAIDNSATGFLTTNYAWVNAIDWLRDCTPPHTFIMSWWDYGYWLETLTNKTVIDENNTLNGTQIKLMAKMFLNNESYAAYVLEHYYHVYPYGNPNYTIPAFIVTYDAVTEQTSANGQITWYLGYPSGFGPFFGYTTSLGDIAKAMGAMTIIAGYNESAYTNTTELISLINSTEATYGSSDPTLASNLISQIENAQPFAWTPKAYNSLIVQMFIEGTESLGGETIAPFTTTVTPTSNGFSVSGQPLPPVHLNYFQPAYISLYPVGSGGVANDGGTYTVYIMVLVYQFVQPGYVIPEHVSENI, from the coding sequence ATGCAGTCGACAAAGAGAGTAACTAGGTTCGAGTGGCTCACAAAGCTCATCGACGTTCCAGTTCTGATGGGGATAGCACTTGTCTCCATCCTAATAAGGGGAATAAGCGCAAATTGGCCTCTAGCAATAAACGGCTTTGACTCTTGGTACCTATTCTACAACGCGTTATTGATAGCTCACGCTGGAGGGAACTGGTACGCAGTTCCTCCAGACGTTCACGCTTGGTTCCCGTGGGGCTATTTCGTGGAGCTGGGAGACACTATAGGTTTGCCTTTCATAATTTCACTGATCTCATTACCTTTCATGGGAGCGTTCGGGGCTAATGCAGTTTACACTGTGACCATATTCAGCGACATCGCATTAGCGGGGATAGGAGTAGTCGCAGCATTTCTTGCAATAGAATCTATTACTGAGAGCAGGTTAGCTGGTTATGCTTCTGCCATAGTAGTAGCTGTATCTCCTGCACTGACTTACAAGAACGTACTTGGTGGGTTACCGAAGGACTCTTGGGGAGCGGTCTTGATATTGTTTACCATTTACCTTTTCAACCAAGCAATAAAGAAGGAGAAAGCCCTCTACGGTATACCCGCAGGTGTCCTCCTATTCCTTGCAGAAATAGTGTGGGGAGGTAACACATACATCGACCTCAGCCTGATAATAGCAGCTTTCCTCGTTATATTGCTGAATAGAAACAGCGAGCTAGTAGCTAAGACATACGGACTCATGGCAATAACCACGGGATTCCTCACGTCTTTCGCTCCCAACGAAATAGGTTTCCTATCAGGTTTCGCACACGGTCTTTCGATGATCTTCATTGGGATCGTGTTATATGCAGACCTCTACCTCAAGAATCACCTGCCTAAGGAGCTCACTGATTCGAAGAACATTTTGATATCTGCCGCTGTAATTTTCGTCTTCGTCATTGGAATATCCTCGATAGTTCTCCTTAAACCTTCATTATCGACTACGATAATTCCTTCAAGGTACTACGCAATAATCAATCCGTTCTTCCAGATAACTGTCCCTATAGACAAGACAGTAGCAGAGTACATACCTCAGTCCATAACTAGCATGATAGAGGACTTCGGGATATCTCTCTTCCTTTCCATAGTAGGAATATACTATGCGATAAAGAAGGGTAACTTGAGCGGGATTTGGCTACTAGTCCTGGGCGTTGCTGCGATATTCGGAACTTCAGAGCAGCCTTACCTCTTTAACTACACTGCCTACCTCGTAGCTGCACTAGCAGGAATAGGAATATATTACATAGTCTCTTCCCTGCGTCAATCCTCTAGGCTTGCTCCCATCCTAGTTCTGTCGCTATTCGCTATATCGTTAGTCGCTGATGCAGGCATGGCTGCAATCGGTAGCAACGCACCACAAGCTATAGACAACTCAGCCACAGGTTTCCTCACCACTAACTACGCGTGGGTTAACGCAATAGACTGGCTGAGAGATTGTACTCCTCCTCATACTTTCATAATGAGCTGGTGGGACTATGGGTATTGGTTGGAAACGCTGACGAATAAGACAGTAATAGACGAGAACAACACACTGAACGGGACACAGATAAAACTCATGGCAAAGATGTTCTTAAACAACGAAAGCTATGCAGCGTACGTGTTAGAACACTACTACCACGTCTATCCGTATGGGAATCCAAACTACACGATCCCGGCCTTCATAGTAACTTACGACGCAGTAACGGAACAGACGTCTGCTAACGGACAGATAACATGGTACCTTGGATATCCTTCAGGTTTCGGTCCGTTCTTCGGCTACACCACAAGTTTAGGAGACATAGCAAAGGCAATGGGTGCAATGACCATAATCGCTGGGTATAACGAATCCGCTTACACTAACACAACCGAATTGATAAGCTTGATAAACTCTACTGAAGCAACTTACGGTTCATCAGATCCTACGTTAGCGAGCAATTTGATAAGCCAGATAGAGAACGCCCAGCCTTTCGCGTGGACTCCTAAGGCATACAATTCGCTGATAGTCCAGATGTTCATAGAGGGCACTGAAAGCCTAGGTGGGGAGACTATAGCTCCGTTCACAACTACAGTTACACCGACCAGCAATGGCTTTTCAGTGAGCGGGCAGCCATTACCACCTGTCCATCTCAACTACTTCCAGCCTGCTTACATATCTCTCTATCCAGTTGGTAGCGGAGGCGTTGCAAACGACGGAGGAACGTACACAGTTTACATCATGGTGTTAGTGTATCAGTTCGTACAGCCTGGCTATGTCATCCCAGAACACGTGAGTGAGAACATTTAA
- a CDS encoding CoA transferase subunit A: protein MIVDMEDAVSKVKENDLITISGMSFHRNPMAFIYSLVKRNVKISFVDREPGFGLEVLLKNHILKSVRAPMATLEWLGIPPYFRKAVEKGEVDYLEDTCGAFIAGIRAGSHGIPFMPVKGVLGSDLVKLHEERGSWRRFVDPFTNQEVLLVKAIEPDVAIIHVHRADEDGNAEILGPLYEDVYKAKASKTVIVTAEEIVPRSYFYGKRPTINGEFVSYVVRAPRGAEPTSMFALYDVDWNRVIEELQPI from the coding sequence ATGATAGTCGACATGGAAGATGCCGTATCCAAGGTGAAGGAGAACGACTTGATCACGATAAGCGGGATGTCATTTCACAGGAACCCTATGGCCTTCATCTACTCCCTCGTGAAGAGGAACGTTAAGATATCCTTCGTTGATAGAGAGCCCGGTTTCGGGTTGGAGGTACTGCTTAAGAACCACATATTGAAGAGCGTAAGGGCGCCGATGGCTACCTTGGAGTGGCTCGGGATACCCCCTTACTTCAGGAAGGCGGTGGAGAAAGGTGAAGTAGACTATTTAGAGGACACGTGCGGGGCTTTCATAGCAGGAATAAGGGCAGGGTCTCACGGTATTCCCTTCATGCCCGTGAAAGGTGTGCTCGGTTCAGATCTAGTTAAGTTACATGAGGAAAGGGGCTCTTGGAGGAGGTTCGTCGATCCATTCACTAACCAAGAGGTTCTCCTGGTTAAGGCGATAGAGCCTGACGTTGCAATCATCCACGTCCATAGAGCTGACGAAGACGGAAACGCGGAGATTCTAGGTCCTTTATACGAGGACGTTTACAAGGCCAAAGCGTCCAAGACCGTGATAGTCACTGCAGAGGAGATAGTCCCAAGATCGTACTTCTACGGCAAAAGACCAACGATAAACGGTGAGTTCGTGAGTTACGTAGTCCGTGCACCCCGTGGAGCAGAGCCAACTAGCATGTTCGCGCTTTATGACGTAGACTGGAACAGGGTAATAGAAGAACTTCAACCCATCTAG
- a CDS encoding CoA-transferase subunit beta, with translation MIMQNKPRVDYAIKAISSLLHDGNRVYVGLNSLPALLGSLMARDFYHKNLKILGVAEADNPSLESVTASTGDPFMVKSSPVMITADSFDMIQKGLLDVIFLGPVQIDKDTNVNLSVIGDYRQPKVRLTGGAATAYVMPLVKKVILWNLKHSKRSLVEKVDFITGTARYSNNDVFVVTDLGVIRFLRGEDEWEITSVYDFTSIDEIKNNTSFPLRSDQPKVISLSEDEENFISQLDPYSLRLQT, from the coding sequence ATGATAATGCAAAACAAACCCAGAGTTGACTACGCTATAAAGGCAATTTCCTCCCTCCTTCACGACGGGAATAGAGTTTACGTAGGGCTTAATTCTCTACCAGCCTTGTTAGGATCACTCATGGCTAGAGACTTTTATCACAAAAACCTGAAGATCTTAGGCGTAGCTGAAGCCGATAATCCTAGTCTAGAGTCAGTTACGGCGTCAACTGGAGACCCGTTCATGGTTAAATCCTCTCCCGTCATGATAACAGCTGATTCATTTGATATGATACAGAAGGGCCTTCTCGACGTGATATTCTTAGGGCCAGTTCAGATAGACAAGGACACTAACGTTAACTTATCTGTAATAGGAGACTACAGACAACCTAAGGTTAGGCTGACTGGAGGAGCAGCCACGGCTTATGTTATGCCATTGGTGAAGAAAGTTATACTGTGGAACTTAAAACACAGCAAGAGGTCTTTAGTAGAGAAAGTAGACTTCATTACTGGAACCGCCAGATATTCCAACAACGACGTTTTCGTGGTTACAGACCTCGGCGTCATTCGCTTCTTGAGAGGAGAGGATGAATGGGAAATTACCTCGGTTTATGATTTCACTTCAATAGACGAGATCAAGAACAACACCTCGTTTCCATTGAGAAGTGATCAGCCCAAGGTTATTTCATTGAGCGAAGACGAGGAGAACTTCATATCTCAGTTAGATCCATATTCGCTTAGGCTTCAGACGTGA
- a CDS encoding AMP-binding protein has translation MKEISLEDYSAMWRKSLENPDEFWLPISRELNWSVPPSRALSYVSPSSYAWLPGGKINIAHNCLKWSPERAAITWYGEEGEPRKITYGKLREMTLRMVQALKELKPGDRVMIYMPMIPEAAATMLASSWLGLVHSVVFSGFGAGALKSRIEDAKPSVLVTSPYTIRRGKKIPLETVAREATKDSEVKVITVDRDNIPFEVAKSEPHDTRSEDPLFILYTSGTTGKPKGVVHSAGSYTVWAYAHVKWLFDLSQGPFLSTSDIGWINGHSYSLYGTLLNGGNVVWYEGAPDYPSYERLWEIMEEEKVKYLWTAPTLVRLLMKNGEIRGRYDISLKIAVTAGELLGSDAYDWLVRNTKAEKVFEVWGQTENSGYIASPGGEGLGLLPIKKGSVGLPLPSIDIEIVNEEGKKLPPGEPGYVIVKSPSPAFMTTLWGDRERYLGYYSKFGYYNTGDFGYMDEEGYLYILGRSDDVIKVAGHRIGVAEVEESCHIDEVAEVAAVDVPDEVKGSRIVVFAVPKEGVDPKVIKDKLRDKLRETMGPIADVKDVVVVNKLPHTRTGKVLRRLLRNVYTGKPIGDVSTLEDEETVKEIMRAIGESK, from the coding sequence CCCTCGTCCTATGCGTGGCTCCCTGGAGGTAAGATCAACATAGCACACAACTGTTTAAAGTGGTCCCCTGAGAGGGCTGCAATAACGTGGTACGGTGAGGAAGGCGAGCCTAGAAAGATAACATACGGCAAGTTAAGGGAGATGACCCTCAGAATGGTACAAGCACTGAAGGAACTGAAGCCGGGCGATAGAGTCATGATTTACATGCCCATGATACCCGAGGCCGCAGCCACGATGCTTGCCTCCTCCTGGTTGGGCTTGGTTCACTCGGTGGTTTTCTCAGGTTTCGGGGCTGGTGCCCTTAAATCTAGGATAGAGGACGCTAAGCCTTCAGTTCTCGTCACTTCGCCTTATACGATAAGGAGAGGGAAAAAGATACCGCTAGAGACAGTTGCAAGAGAGGCCACTAAGGACTCCGAAGTCAAGGTAATCACGGTGGATAGGGATAACATCCCGTTTGAAGTAGCAAAGTCAGAACCTCACGACACGCGTTCGGAAGACCCTCTTTTCATACTCTACACTTCAGGAACTACAGGCAAACCTAAGGGAGTGGTGCACTCGGCCGGGTCTTACACAGTGTGGGCTTACGCCCACGTGAAGTGGCTCTTCGATTTAAGTCAAGGGCCTTTCCTCTCCACCTCCGACATAGGTTGGATTAACGGTCACTCTTACAGCCTATACGGAACACTCCTTAACGGAGGAAACGTGGTGTGGTACGAAGGTGCCCCTGACTACCCCAGTTACGAAAGACTCTGGGAAATCATGGAGGAGGAGAAAGTGAAGTATTTGTGGACTGCGCCCACGCTGGTCAGGCTTCTCATGAAGAACGGAGAGATCAGGGGTAGGTACGACATTTCCTTAAAGATAGCGGTGACTGCGGGAGAGCTGTTAGGAAGCGACGCGTACGACTGGCTGGTGAGGAACACGAAGGCTGAGAAGGTCTTTGAAGTATGGGGGCAGACTGAGAACAGCGGTTACATAGCATCACCAGGGGGAGAAGGTCTGGGATTGCTTCCGATTAAGAAGGGTTCGGTGGGTTTACCTTTACCTTCCATAGATATAGAGATAGTGAATGAAGAGGGGAAGAAGCTGCCCCCTGGAGAACCAGGTTACGTGATAGTGAAGAGCCCTTCACCCGCGTTCATGACGACCCTTTGGGGGGACAGGGAGAGATATCTGGGCTATTACTCTAAGTTCGGATATTACAACACTGGCGACTTCGGGTACATGGACGAAGAAGGTTACTTATATATCTTGGGCAGATCTGACGATGTAATAAAGGTCGCAGGCCATAGGATAGGCGTGGCTGAGGTTGAAGAGAGTTGTCACATAGATGAGGTAGCAGAGGTAGCTGCTGTAGACGTACCAGATGAGGTGAAGGGAAGCAGAATAGTCGTCTTCGCAGTACCTAAGGAGGGGGTTGACCCTAAGGTAATAAAGGATAAATTGAGAGACAAGCTAAGAGAAACAATGGGACCAATAGCGGACGTCAAAGACGTCGTAGTGGTGAACAAGCTACCTCACACACGTACCGGGAAGGTCCTCAGGAGGTTGCTAAGAAATGTTTACACTGGAAAACCTATAGGTGACGTGAGCACTCTGGAGGACGAGGAGACAGTTAAGGAGATCATGAGGGCTATAGGTGAGAGCAAATGA
- a CDS encoding integrase — translation MVIDKAEIEKFRDDLIRQGIKEKTVTSWLYYLKRAEGKRLRDAEDVRRLWANSSQRMWKESLSRFFSWYERKYDAEDLIAKLRKGLPEKIHRGVDTYVPSDAEVLKLRDALPSDYTHVYNVLVCTGLRMTEVIYLLNNKDKLRVVDLGDFVRVHLDLMRKSKNAMVCYLPKHVFQSLKPLKVHEDTVKSAFCESGLCEKYLRKWFNQKVRSAVKDRDLAEFLEGRISGLSVGAVHYTDLIGLSDKEYPHVFDVVNGFLKS, via the coding sequence GTGGTGATTGATAAAGCTGAGATAGAGAAATTTAGAGATGATCTCATTAGACAGGGAATAAAAGAGAAGACCGTAACTTCTTGGCTCTACTACCTGAAGAGGGCTGAGGGGAAGAGGCTACGTGATGCTGAGGACGTTAGGAGGCTTTGGGCTAACTCGTCTCAAAGGATGTGGAAGGAGTCGCTATCACGCTTCTTCTCTTGGTATGAGAGGAAGTACGACGCTGAGGATTTGATAGCGAAGCTGAGGAAAGGTTTGCCTGAGAAAATACACCGTGGCGTTGATACTTACGTACCTTCAGACGCTGAGGTGTTGAAGTTGAGGGACGCTTTACCCAGTGATTACACACATGTGTACAACGTGTTGGTATGTACAGGTCTCAGGATGACCGAGGTAATTTACTTGTTAAATAATAAGGATAAGCTGAGGGTTGTGGACTTGGGCGACTTCGTTAGGGTACACTTAGACTTGATGAGGAAGTCAAAGAACGCTATGGTATGCTATTTACCTAAGCACGTGTTTCAGTCCTTGAAGCCTTTGAAGGTCCATGAGGACACTGTAAAGAGCGCGTTCTGTGAGTCCGGTCTCTGTGAGAAATATTTGAGGAAGTGGTTCAACCAAAAGGTGAGGAGTGCGGTGAAGGACCGTGATTTAGCTGAGTTCCTTGAAGGAAGGATATCGGGTCTGTCTGTGGGCGCGGTGCATTACACCGACTTGATAGGGCTTTCAGATAAGGAATACCCGCACGTGTTTGATGTAGTGAATGGTTTCTTGAAAAGCTAG
- a CDS encoding HEPN domain-containing protein, whose translation MAQVQFKENSVKVNGSIFHLTPSAFETVKAWYEANKDEPEEAVVEELEYLTEAFSMIKPDNKDKAQRYLKVLEDAYVMTDYKVKELFDRVYEVKQT comes from the coding sequence ATGGCACAAGTCCAATTCAAGGAAAATTCGGTTAAGGTAAACGGGTCTATTTTTCACCTTACGCCTTCAGCCTTTGAAACGGTGAAGGCGTGGTATGAGGCAAATAAGGACGAACCTGAGGAAGCCGTAGTTGAAGAACTAGAGTACTTAACTGAGGCGTTCAGTATGATAAAGCCTGATAACAAGGATAAGGCACAACGTTACCTCAAGGTATTGGAAGACGCCTATGTTATGACCGACTACAAGGTCAAGGAGTTGTTCGACAGGGTTTACGAGGTGAAACAAACGTGA